In one window of Anaerohalosphaeraceae bacterium DNA:
- a CDS encoding RHS repeat-associated core domain-containing protein, producing MVSYMYDGFGNVRAVSGTADNPYGFTGESQFTEADNLIFLRARYYAPALGRFLSRDPILTPVRLQGYVGWLLPYLNLHKSPQALHPYLYVLNNPVNHVDPTGLVSEEFESCWKDCADPLTGGLMGRICGSGLSLGSLAAAVAKAGTLSKILGIVPTWMASVAVGCAIGCGLFG from the coding sequence ATGGTGTCCTATATGTACGACGGGTTCGGCAATGTGCGGGCAGTTTCGGGGACGGCCGACAATCCCTACGGCTTCACGGGCGAAAGCCAATTTACCGAGGCGGACAACCTGATTTTCCTCCGCGCCCGCTATTACGCCCCCGCCCTCGGCCGATTCCTCTCCCGCGACCCGATTCTGACCCCGGTCCGGCTTCAGGGCTATGTCGGCTGGCTGCTGCCCTATCTGAATCTGCACAAATCCCCCCAAGCCCTGCATCCGTATTTATATGTATTGAATAATCCTGTAAACCATGTCGATCCTACTGGGTTGGTCTCTGAAGAATTTGAGAGTTGTTGGAAGGATTGTGCGGATCCATTAACTGGCGGATTAATGGGCAGGATATGCGGGTCCGGCTTAAGTCTGGGTTCGCTGGCCGCTGCTGTAGCAAAAGCCGGTACATTATCCAAAATTCTTGGTATCGTGCCTACATGGATGGCAAGTGTCGCTGTTGGGTGCGCAATCGGCTGCGGTTTATTTGGATGA
- a CDS encoding RHS repeat-associated core domain-containing protein: MVSYMYDGFGNVRAVSGTADNPYGFRGEQQLGEADDLVFLRARYYKPSIGRFISRDPIFTPMQIGPFVGWVLPYTNLLYHPQSLNPYVYVQNNPVILIDPTGLSSECDVFVCYGACAKIFGKVPSKALDACMVGCWELVAMNPNLTPNEYMKIIKDMLKEGAGRGGRIIGGNECHLNILIIFITVTMFLLRLYKKLIPQIKRGGQMI, from the coding sequence ATGGTGTCCTATATGTACGACGGGTTCGGCAATGTGCGGGCGGTTTCGGGGACGGCCGACAATCCCTACGGCTTCAGGGGCGAGCAGCAATTAGGCGAAGCGGATGATTTGGTGTTCCTGCGGGCGAGGTATTACAAACCGAGTATTGGACGGTTTATCAGCAGGGATCCGATTTTTACACCCATGCAAATAGGACCTTTTGTAGGCTGGGTTTTGCCTTATACAAATTTACTTTATCATCCTCAATCCCTGAATCCTTATGTCTATGTCCAAAATAATCCTGTTATTCTGATAGACCCCACTGGACTATCATCAGAGTGTGATGTTTTTGTCTGCTACGGAGCATGCGCAAAAATATTTGGAAAAGTTCCCTCTAAGGCACTGGACGCATGTATGGTAGGTTGTTGGGAACTTGTGGCGATGAACCCAAATCTAACCCCAAACGAATATATGAAAATAATAAAGGATATGCTAAAAGAAGGGGCAGGACGTGGAGGACGTATAATAGGGGGAAATGAATGCCATTTAAATATACTCATAATATTTATTACCGTAACAATGTTCCTATTGCGTCTCTATAAGAAATTGATACCACAAATAAAACGAGGGGGGCAGATGATATGA